A portion of the Jaculus jaculus isolate mJacJac1 chromosome 5, mJacJac1.mat.Y.cur, whole genome shotgun sequence genome contains these proteins:
- the LOC101598401 gene encoding elongin-C-like, with product MDGEEKTYGGCEGPGTMYVKLISSDGHRFVVKREHALTLETRRNMLGGTGQFAEHETNEVNFREIPSHVLSKACIYFTYKVRYTNSSTRIPKFPIAPEIALELFMAASSLDC from the coding sequence ATGGATGGAGAGGAGAAAACCTATGGTGGCTGTGAAGGCCCTGGTACCATGTATGTCAAATTAATATCTTCTGATGGTCACAGATTTGTTGTGAAAAGGGAACATGCACTAACATTGGAAACAAGAAGAAACATGTTGGGTGGGACAGGTCAGTTTGCTGAGCATGAAACCAATGAGGTCAATTTTAGAGAGATCCCTTCACATGTGCTATCAAAAGCATGCATATATTTTACCTACAAGGTTCGCTACACTAACAGCTCCACCAGGATTCCCAAATTTCCAATTGCTCCTGAAATAGCACTGGAACTGTTTATGGCTGCCAGCTCCCTagattgttaa